A part of Streptomyces sp. DSM 40750 genomic DNA contains:
- a CDS encoding amidinotransferase has product MRESEVSAEPECPVSSYNEWDPLEEVIVGIVDGAHFPPWHVAVGAPLSPEQRAVFRERAGQPFPANEVAAARDELDQLVDILEGQGVKVRRPDVRDHSQPYGAPGWSSTGLYDAMPRDLLLVVGQDVIEAPMAWRSRSYAASAYRTLLKEYFRQGARWSSPPKPELPDELYVADWTDQPEGEPFRSVITEFEPTFDAADFIRCGRDIFAQRSHVTNAMGIEWVRRHLGDDYRVHELQLADDHPMHIDASLMPLAEGKLLIHPERVPEVPEIFKDWEVRSAPMPVIPHGHPLYMTSKWINMNVLMIDEETMIVEAQDEPMRRLAESWGMTAIPCPFRNFNSFGGSFHCATTDIRRRGSLHSYF; this is encoded by the coding sequence ATGCGTGAATCAGAGGTCTCGGCCGAGCCGGAGTGCCCCGTCAGCTCTTACAACGAATGGGATCCGCTGGAGGAAGTAATCGTCGGCATCGTCGACGGGGCTCACTTCCCGCCGTGGCATGTCGCGGTCGGCGCCCCGCTGTCGCCTGAACAGCGCGCCGTGTTCCGGGAACGGGCCGGGCAGCCGTTCCCCGCCAACGAGGTCGCCGCGGCGCGCGACGAACTCGACCAGCTGGTCGACATCCTGGAAGGCCAAGGGGTCAAGGTCCGCCGGCCCGACGTGCGGGATCACAGCCAGCCCTACGGGGCGCCCGGCTGGTCGAGCACCGGCCTGTACGACGCGATGCCCCGGGATCTGCTGCTGGTCGTCGGACAGGACGTCATCGAGGCCCCGATGGCCTGGCGATCACGCTCGTACGCGGCATCGGCCTACCGGACTCTCCTCAAGGAGTACTTCCGGCAGGGCGCCCGCTGGAGCTCCCCACCCAAGCCCGAACTGCCCGACGAACTGTACGTCGCCGACTGGACCGACCAGCCGGAGGGGGAACCGTTCCGCTCGGTGATCACCGAGTTCGAGCCGACCTTCGACGCGGCCGACTTCATCCGGTGCGGCCGCGACATCTTCGCCCAGCGCAGCCACGTCACCAACGCGATGGGCATCGAGTGGGTCCGCCGGCACCTCGGCGACGACTACCGGGTCCACGAGCTGCAATTGGCCGACGACCACCCCATGCACATCGACGCGAGCCTGATGCCGCTGGCCGAGGGCAAGCTGCTGATCCACCCGGAGCGGGTGCCGGAGGTACCCGAGATCTTCAAGGACTGGGAAGTCCGGTCGGCGCCGATGCCGGTGATACCGCACGGGCATCCGCTGTACATGACCAGCAAGTGGATCAATATGAACGTGCTGATGATCGACGAGGAGACGATGATCGTCGAAGCACAGGACGAGCCGATGCGCCGCCTGGCCGAGAGCTGGGGGATGACCGCGATCCCGTGCCCGTTCCGCAACTTCAACAGCTTCGGCGGTTCCTTCCACTGCGCGACCACCGACATCCGGCGGCGCGGCAGCCTGCACTCCTACTTCTGA
- a CDS encoding MbtH family protein translates to MLEPEDLCFAVRNHEDQYSLWPASREVPAGWETVGGPAPRSVCLDLIAQKWIDLRPASLRAFMDTGA, encoded by the coding sequence ATGTTGGAGCCCGAGGACCTGTGCTTCGCCGTGCGCAATCATGAGGACCAGTACTCGCTCTGGCCTGCGAGCCGCGAGGTCCCGGCAGGCTGGGAAACCGTCGGCGGCCCGGCCCCGCGTTCCGTCTGTCTGGATCTGATCGCCCAGAAGTGGATCGACCTGCGGCCGGCGAGCCTGCGTGCGTTCATGGACACGGGCGCCTGA
- a CDS encoding fatty acid desaturase family protein, producing the protein MTLTLAITWNTNSLPARVAGGALLTAMMTYNIIVISHLFTHVPWFVSNRLNVVMSLVNSVNIGQSVQAYQLTHVRNHHRFNNDRQGPDGTTRDTSSTYRKGKNGQHQPLMAYALGGAVDSVVGRANDVASTRRLWSVGRGEVQLLSLASRRERRRTRELRQIQADRAAHCLSLVLFATLSWQWTVMCYLPAYFAALTLVNVQNYYRHYGANPEDRAADSVSHYNRVYNLLTFNDGYHQEHHLNPGSHWSQMPAVSSRHRNRLEGQPRVVSPVPAIVGFLYRSRPLLHEAGAASTLPPTRDTPTAI; encoded by the coding sequence GTGACTCTGACACTGGCGATCACCTGGAACACGAACTCGCTGCCGGCCAGGGTCGCCGGAGGGGCCTTGCTCACCGCGATGATGACCTACAACATCATCGTCATCTCGCACCTGTTCACCCATGTGCCGTGGTTCGTCAGCAATCGTCTCAACGTTGTGATGTCTCTTGTCAATTCCGTCAACATCGGTCAGTCCGTACAGGCGTACCAGCTGACCCACGTCCGCAACCATCACCGCTTCAACAACGACCGCCAGGGCCCCGACGGCACCACCCGGGACACGTCGTCCACGTACCGCAAGGGGAAGAACGGGCAGCACCAGCCGCTGATGGCCTACGCCCTCGGCGGTGCGGTGGACTCGGTCGTCGGCCGTGCCAACGACGTGGCTTCCACGAGGCGCCTGTGGAGCGTCGGCCGAGGCGAGGTGCAACTCCTGTCCCTGGCCTCACGCCGGGAGCGGAGAAGAACGCGAGAGCTGCGGCAGATACAGGCCGACCGCGCCGCCCACTGCCTGTCGCTGGTCCTGTTCGCGACGCTGTCCTGGCAGTGGACGGTCATGTGCTATCTGCCGGCGTACTTCGCCGCGCTGACGCTGGTCAACGTGCAGAACTACTACCGGCACTACGGCGCGAACCCGGAGGATCGAGCGGCGGACTCGGTGAGCCACTACAACCGCGTCTACAACCTCCTCACCTTCAACGACGGATACCATCAGGAACACCACCTCAACCCCGGTTCGCACTGGTCCCAGATGCCCGCGGTCTCCTCACGCCACCGGAACCGGCTCGAGGGGCAGCCCCGTGTCGTGAGCCCGGTCCCCGCCATCGTCGGGTTCCTCTACCGCAGCCGGCCCCTGCTGCACGAAGCCGGGGCGGCGAGCACGCTGCCCCCGACCCGGGACACCCCCACCGCGATCTGA